DNA from Prunus persica cultivar Lovell chromosome G6, Prunus_persica_NCBIv2, whole genome shotgun sequence:
TACTTGTTTTCTGATTTAGTCTGCaacttgttttcttatttaattggtCACCATTTTCAGACTGTGTGTGGATGTGGATCAATGTTGTCGTCTTGTCTTCTTCCCCAGAATTAGACATCAAAAGTTGGTGCAAGCTAAGCAAcgtttattcttttttaaatcaaacaaaaacaaaggggTTTTCCCAATTTCAGAATCTAAGCCTTGCAAGTAAGCCGACGGtggatataaaaaaaaaaaaaaaacagttttataattttatatataaatgatggGTAACCATGATTTATACTAGAAGTCAATTACTTTTGgcttattataatatacttttTGCTTTGCCGTTTAATTGCCATACGTCAAAAGACGATCGAGAGACTTGGCCTTTTGTGCCTCTCCTCCATGATCTCTGTCTTCAATATTCACAACATGAATAGAAGTGTCATACAAGTTAGCATGATATTCCCGCGTTTCATTATTTCAAACAATTACCCCctccataaaaatataataaacttATTATTCAATATGAGAGCGTGCATTATTGTGAACATTAAACCATCTCTATACTAGATCGATCAATAATGCTAGAGACAATACATTTGCTCGTTAAATGACGATTCGATATTTGTTAGTGACAAATAAGGTTCATAGTTAACTCAAATTTAAACAAATGAGGCACTTTTTACATCATTTCGCGGACTAATTTTTTTGAGTGTAACACTACTCCATCAGGAAGCAAACTTGCTTAGTTAGAATATTGGACTGCCCGCAAAAGCATAAGAACTAATGGGAAGAACAATGGTGTGGCATTGGCAAATTGCCCTCCGATATTTAAGTCAGTAGCTAGTGTTGTAGAAATGAATTGACAAAGAGTTTGCTGATCCTTTCTGAGATAACTAGCTAAGGGCTCTAATCATTTGAATTAAGGACGCATTTCATGTGGAAAAGAACTTTTGAAGGAAAAGTATGCCATGTGTGTTGTATTAATTGTAATCTCAAACAGCTACTAATTAATATTTACTTAATGAACTTTTCCATTATGTTAATCAGCTTGTTCTTGGAATTTTTTGAGAGGGAACGATAAATTACATTTATAAATCAAGCACAAAGACTATTAGCCATAAAGATTAGTacaagaaaaaatacaaatacccATTTAGGGTTAATATAAAAGCGGAATTAAGCACTGTAACCACGAAGCATATTTATAATCAACAGTTGAATCTGAAACTTTAAAATCCCATGCACCTGCATGTTCTGTATCAATTGTGGAaaagaacttttttttttttgctctgAAAATTATGGAAAAGAACTTGGACAAAGAGAATCTATCTTTATTCTTCTAAAATAGTCccctttttttgggtacatAACGTGATAATGAACATTAAATGATCATGACCACACACTAATTGATTTTCCTGCAGTTCAATCTCACTTCTCCATCATTCCCAGTAAGAGGCTTGATGCTACCCATCTTGATCATGGATGCCGAAAAGTCTCTTGCAAAAGCAAATGGGTTCCTGCTGTATTTCAGCACCAGCTTATCACTATCAGTGCCATTATTTTTATAGAGCTCTTGATCGGAATGGAGGAGACCCTTTTGTTGCAGCAAGGACTTAAAGTAGACGGTATCGAATCTCCTCGTAGTTGCATCCAGGGGCTCTGTGTTGTCATCGCCTCCACTTGATGGGCAGTTTTGTCGGGCAGAGACTGCAAAGTTGGGGTCTATGTTGGTGTCATTGTAGATCCTGGCTCGGAAGGTGCCGCATCGAGCAAGTCCAATGGTGTGGGCAGCTGAGAGCACAACTAGGTCTGTTAGGTCCAGCCCATGAGCTTGGAAGTTAGAGAGTAGCTGTGAGAAGCTGAAAACTGGAGGTGGAAGGTTTCTGTTTGCATCATTCAAGCTTGCAGTTCTTGCATCCCTTCTACCTAACTGTACTTGGTAAAGAGGCCCTGCCAGCTAAAACACAAATAAGCAAAAACAAGAATTTCGTTAGGTTTTGATCTGGATATATGTGTTCAACGATAAAAGTGATCGTAGGGtcctttatttttaagaaagaTACAAAAATGTGCGTACTGACACATTATTTGGTGAACATTGTACATACAAGAAATACAGAATCACGAGCTGCAACTGCCAATATGTCCGCACATGAGACCACGCTGCCTTTGCAAGCTTTGTCGACGGCATTTTTGATGTCATCGATCACATCGAATCCCCTGACTGAATTCGCATTTGGGAAGGCAGTCTTCTCACCGGTGAAGCTAGACGTGTCATCAAGCAAAATCGATCCATCACAGCCCTGTATTCAAATCAGCCAAATAAATCATCTACATTTTAATGTACATGTATTGCAAGTGCAATGCATGCATACAATCAACTAATAGCTTAATTACATTAACAAAGCAGTCATGGAAGTGCAAGCGCAGCAGAGAGGCTCCGATTCTCGGTTCACGAAAGATGGCCTGCTTGACGACTCTTCTGATGGCTGGTAGAGCCTGAGGGCACACTCTGTTATAGAAACTAGCACTTAGTTGTGCAGAGGTTGGAATTACAATAGTGGCAGCTACCACTACAATACACACTAGCAAAGATCGAAGACCAGCCATGACAAGggttagtttctttttctttgtcaaattGCTGAGTAGGGGTGATGACGATCAAGGAGCTTGAGGGCTTATATAGaggaaatttgaatttcccCGCTGCTTATTTTCATCAACCAATAATTGCCATGTAGAATAATAATACATACAGCTAATGTGACCTTACGGACTAATGAagcttttgtttaattttttttattttaatgtatgGACCAATTCCGCAATATGAGTAATTTCTGGTGGGGTGCCTAAAATCCTTTGACccaaagggtttttaatttgtttcataCAGCATATCCCCATGCAAAGATGGCTAAAATTTCCCACACAATATTA
Protein-coding regions in this window:
- the LOC18775415 gene encoding peroxidase P7, whose amino-acid sequence is MAGLRSLLVCIVVVAATIVIPTSAQLSASFYNRVCPQALPAIRRVVKQAIFREPRIGASLLRLHFHDCFVNGCDGSILLDDTSSFTGEKTAFPNANSVRGFDVIDDIKNAVDKACKGSVVSCADILAVAARDSVFLLAGPLYQVQLGRRDARTASLNDANRNLPPPVFSFSQLLSNFQAHGLDLTDLVVLSAAHTIGLARCGTFRARIYNDTNIDPNFAVSARQNCPSSGGDDNTEPLDATTRRFDTVYFKSLLQQKGLLHSDQELYKNNGTDSDKLVLKYSRNPFAFARDFSASMIKMGSIKPLTGNDGEVRLNCRKIN